A part of Candidatus Cloacimonadota bacterium genomic DNA contains:
- a CDS encoding formylglycine-generating enzyme family protein → MPVIFTKDTLRASVEAATGGQITVLYDDKGFPSYMVRIPKFNLQDIDPIYGSGVHPAFIVGGIEKSEILIGAFQAKIYDGRACSIPHVDPTTSINFDNAKAACTAKGAGWHLMTNWEWAAVALWCLKNGFQPRGNTDYGRSHEATYETGTRVDNVAPGTTSGTGRTLTGSGPASWRHNNTFTGIADLVGNVSEWVDGLKLVDGKILMPSDNNFSLDEVNWPDTGVRFDSTATGDESSSGDIGDPVISNEITKYAGPVGDNGYYGYLSIANWKDLIKKVDYNIPASMLQAAIAPITLSDGTYSQDPKGYLYIRNYGERFPLRGGFWPDGATAGLFCLHLSNARSFAPSDLGFRPAFVG, encoded by the coding sequence ATGCCAGTAATATTTACTAAGGATACATTAAGAGCATCAGTCGAGGCCGCAACGGGGGGGCAAATAACTGTTCTGTATGATGACAAAGGGTTCCCATCCTACATGGTGAGAATACCGAAATTTAATCTGCAGGATATTGATCCAATTTATGGTTCAGGCGTGCATCCTGCCTTTATCGTTGGCGGCATAGAAAAATCGGAGATATTGATTGGCGCCTTCCAGGCGAAAATATATGATGGGCGCGCCTGTTCGATACCTCATGTTGACCCAACGACATCAATCAATTTTGACAATGCCAAAGCAGCCTGCACTGCAAAGGGTGCAGGGTGGCATCTTATGACCAACTGGGAATGGGCAGCAGTTGCTCTATGGTGCCTAAAAAATGGATTTCAACCTCGTGGGAATACCGATTATGGTAGATCGCACGAGGCAACGTATGAAACTGGGACCAGAGTGGATAACGTTGCTCCAGGAACTACTTCTGGAACTGGAAGGACGTTAACTGGTTCTGGACCTGCATCGTGGAGGCATAACAATACGTTTACCGGCATTGCCGATCTTGTTGGCAATGTCTCGGAATGGGTGGATGGGCTAAAACTTGTAGACGGCAAAATACTTATGCCGTCAGATAATAATTTTTCATTGGATGAAGTCAATTGGCCCGATACGGGGGTACGATTTGATTCAACGGCCACTGGAGATGAAAGTTCTTCAGGTGATATTGGCGATCCGGTGATCTCCAATGAGATCACAAAATATGCCGGACCAGTTGGAGATAATGGATATTACGGATATCTTTCTATAGCTAATTGGAAAGATCTAATCAAAAAGGTAGATTATAACATTCCAGCTTCAATGCTGCAGGCAGCAATTGCACCGATTACCTTAAGTGATGGGACATATTCACAAGATCCTAAAGGATATCTTTATATACGAAACTATGGGGAGCGCTTCCCGCTTCGTGGCGGCTTTTGGCCCGATGGTGCGACTGCGGGCCTGTTCTGCTTGCACCTGTCCAACGCTCGTTCGTTCGCGCCTAGCGACCTTGGGTTTCGCCCGGCTTTTGTTGGGTAA
- a CDS encoding AAA family ATPase: MIITKIQPGPYAEVALEGTKLIVEDIEIDLEEEQKDSQTIIDICRKNGEMYIGLRDAYVVSIIIPPAKYELVETEELDDEDNPVYSVNKIPLDLESVELILWQYQKEEEEVA, translated from the coding sequence ATGATAATTACCAAAATCCAACCTGGACCTTATGCGGAAGTAGCTTTAGAGGGGACAAAATTAATTGTAGAAGATATAGAAATCGACTTGGAGGAAGAGCAGAAAGACAGTCAGACAATTATAGATATTTGCAGGAAAAATGGAGAGATGTATATTGGATTAAGGGATGCATATGTTGTTTCAATAATAATCCCGCCTGCAAAATATGAACTTGTAGAAACCGAAGAGCTTGATGATGAAGATAATCCAGTATACAGCGTTAACAAAATTCCACTTGATCTCGAATCGGTGGAATTAATTTTATGGCAATATCAAAAAGAGGAAGAGGAGGTAGCATAA